From the genome of Malus sylvestris chromosome 6, drMalSylv7.2, whole genome shotgun sequence, one region includes:
- the LOC126625123 gene encoding phospholipase A1-Ibeta2, chloroplastic-like: MMLVGSTLPAHNLNLFQARRASFRNYTSALNTSTRAPSSCSYSAVSIKPGSNSTELTRLHLANLDKLLQTPPPPQTQLDPQPDIQIDKDPNNSGSLENKGRRLMEGLSLSRLWTQVKGAAEDMSPRHLNRLQRLLSKTGEYSPRNNLSTRWREYHGSNNWAGLLDPLDENLRREVVRYGEFIQAAYHSFHSNPAMSAEEAQLPRQVALPDRSYKVTKSLYATSSIGLPDWVDEARPDLSWMTQRSSWVGYVAVCDDKREIARMGRRDIVIALRGTSTCLEWAENLRAQLIQMPSTEEGHQQSGARVECGFLSLYKTRGAHVPSLAESVVEEVNRLMEQYKGETLSITVTGHSLGAALALLVGDELKTCAENMPSVAVFSFGGPRVGNRGFTKRMDDKNVKVLRIVNSQDVITRVPGIFVGEGVLEEKLKNAKAGGFIDMIDRNMPLAYSHVGTELRVDTKMSPYLKPNADVACCHDLEAYLHLVDGFLASNCPFRENAKRSLVRLLQDQGSNVKKLYISKANNLTSLNLEREFSQKNLEREGLMATCLPSPS; this comes from the coding sequence atgaTGCTCGTCGGATCAACGCTCCCAGCTCACAACCTGAACCTGTTTCAGGCCAGAAGAGCCAGCTTCAGAAACTACACGTCTGCATTAAACACCTCAACGAGAGCTCCATCCTCTTGTTCTTATTCAGCTGTCTCCATTAAACCAGGTTCTAACTCCACCGAGTTGACTCGGCTCCACCTCGCCAACCTCGACAAGCTCCTCCAAACCCCACCTCCGCCCCAAACCCAACTCGACCCACAACCCGATATCCAAATAGACAAAGACCCGAATAATAGTGGGTCGCTCGAAAACAAGGGAAGGAGGCTTATGGAAGGGCTCAGTCTTTCTCGGTTGTGGACGCAAGTGAAAGGCGCCGCCGAAGACATGTCTCCGAGACACCTCAATCGCCTGCAGCGCCTCCTGTCCAAGACTGGAGAGTACTCTCCCAGAAATAATCTCAGCACCCGGTGGCGCGAGTATCACGGTTCAAACAACTGGGCCGGACTACTTGACCCGCTGGATGAGAATCTCAGGCGAGAGGTCGTCAGATACGGTGAGTTTATCCAGGCGGCTTATCATTCCTTTCATTCGAATCCGGCGATGTCGGCAGAGGAGGCTCAGTTGCCTCGCCAAGTGGCGCTTCCCGATAGGTCTTATAAGGTAACCAAGAGCCTTTACGCCACGTCATCAATCGGGTTGCCCGATTGGGTTGATGAAGCGAGGCCGGATCTCAGTTGGATGACCCAGCGGTCGAGCTGGGTTGGGTACGTGGCCGTTTGTGATGATAAGAGGGAGATCGCACGGATGGGCAGACGCGATATTGTCATTGCCCTCCGTGGAACGTCGACGTGTCTTGAATGGGCTGAGAATTTAAGGGCTCAGCTCATTCAGATGCCCTCGACCGAGGAAGGTCACCAGCAAAGCGGAGCAAGAGTGGAATGCGGATTTTTGAGCCTCTACAAAACACGCGGGGCTCACGTACCGAGCCTCGCCGAGTCAGTGGTTGAAGAGGTCAATAGGCTGATGGAGCAATACAAAGGAGAGACATTAAGCATAACTGTGACAGGACACAGTCTTGGTGCTGCCTTAGCCTTGTTAGTAGGCGATGAGCTTAAAACATGTGCCGAGAACATGCCGTCGGTGGCGGTTTTCTCCTTTGGAGGCCCCCGCGTAGGTAACCGAGGATTCACAAAGCGAATGGACGACAAGAATGTGAAGGTATTGAGGATTGTCAACTCCCAAGATGTGATCACCAGGGTTCCAGGTATTTTCGTAGGCGAAGGAGTACTCGAGGAGAAGCTGAAGAACGCAAAGGCCGGAGGATTCATTGACATGATCGACAGGAACATGCCGTTGGCTTACTCACATGTTGGGACAGAACTACGGGTTGACACAAAAATGTCGCCTTACTTGAAGCCCAATGCAGATGTGGCTTGCTGCCATGATTTGGAGGCATATTTGCATTTGGTGGATGGGTTTTTGGCATCTAACTgtccttttagagaaaatgcTAAGAGGAGTTTAGTGAGGTTGCTTCAAGATCAAGGATCTAATGTGAAAAAATTGTACATAAGCAAGGCAAATAATTTGACTAGTTTAAATCTTGAAAGAGAGTTTTCTCAAAAAAATCTTGAAAGAGAGGGACTGATGGCTACTTGTTTGCCTAGCCCATCTTAA